From the genome of Chania multitudinisentens RB-25, one region includes:
- the ribE gene encoding 6,7-dimethyl-8-ribityllumazine synthase, with product MKVIEGVVATPNARVAIAIARFNNFINDSLLQGAIDALKRVGQVADDNITVVWVPGAYELPLTARVLANTGKYDAVIALGTVIRGGTAHFEYVAGEASSGLGNVSLNTEIPVAFGVLTTESIEQAIERAGTKAGNKGAEAALTALEMINVIKAIKA from the coding sequence ATGAAAGTTATCGAAGGTGTTGTTGCTACTCCTAATGCTCGTGTGGCTATCGCAATTGCACGTTTTAACAATTTCATTAACGACAGCCTGCTGCAAGGTGCGATTGACGCGTTGAAACGCGTTGGCCAGGTGGCTGATGACAACATCACCGTTGTCTGGGTTCCTGGTGCTTACGAGTTGCCGTTGACCGCTCGCGTGTTGGCGAACACCGGTAAATACGATGCGGTTATTGCGCTGGGCACCGTGATCCGTGGGGGCACCGCGCACTTCGAATATGTGGCGGGTGAAGCCAGTTCTGGCCTGGGCAATGTTTCGCTGAACACCGAGATCCCAGTGGCCTTTGGCGTTTTGACTACCGAAAGCATCGAACAGGCGATCGAACGTGCTGGTACCAAAGCGGGCAACAAAGGAGCAGAAGCTGCTCTGACCGCACTTGAAATGATCAATGTAATCAAAGCTATTAAAGCCTGA
- a CDS encoding aldo/keto reductase, which yields MKYLKLGNTDLNISRICLGCMTYGEPTRGNHAWTLPEENSRPLIKQALDVGINFFDTSNNYSDGSSEEILGRALRSYTRREEVVIATKVYNAMSNLERGLSRPKIMQSIDDSLQRLGTDYVDLLQIHRWDYETPIEETLEALHDVVKAGKARYIGASSMFAWQFAKALYTADLHGWTRFVTMQDQYNLLQREEEREMHPLCAAEGIAVLPWSPLARGRLTRPWGESTARLVSDHYGKTLYDKTEEIDALIAARVANIAQKRSVPRAQVALAWLLSKPVVSAPIIGASRSEHLQDAVAAVELELTAEEINELEAAYVPHRVVGFE from the coding sequence ATGAAATATCTGAAACTGGGTAACACCGATCTGAACATTTCCCGCATCTGTCTGGGCTGTATGACCTATGGTGAACCTACGCGTGGCAATCATGCCTGGACATTGCCGGAGGAAAACAGCCGCCCGTTGATTAAGCAGGCGCTGGATGTTGGCATCAATTTCTTCGATACCTCCAATAACTATTCCGATGGCAGCAGCGAAGAAATCCTTGGCCGTGCCTTGCGCAGCTATACGCGCCGCGAAGAAGTGGTAATTGCCACCAAAGTCTATAACGCCATGAGTAATCTGGAGCGTGGCCTTTCACGCCCCAAAATCATGCAATCCATTGATGACAGCCTGCAACGCTTAGGCACCGACTACGTTGATCTGCTGCAAATCCACCGCTGGGATTATGAAACCCCAATAGAAGAAACGCTGGAAGCGCTGCATGACGTAGTCAAAGCCGGTAAAGCGCGTTATATCGGTGCTTCCTCAATGTTCGCCTGGCAGTTTGCCAAAGCGCTGTATACCGCCGATCTGCACGGCTGGACGCGCTTTGTTACCATGCAAGACCAGTACAATCTGCTGCAACGCGAAGAAGAACGTGAAATGCACCCGCTGTGCGCTGCCGAAGGTATTGCAGTATTGCCCTGGAGCCCACTGGCACGCGGCCGCTTAACGCGCCCATGGGGCGAAAGCACCGCTCGGCTGGTATCCGATCACTATGGCAAAACGCTGTATGACAAAACAGAAGAGATCGACGCGCTGATTGCTGCGCGCGTGGCAAACATTGCGCAGAAACGCAGCGTCCCTCGTGCACAAGTTGCGCTGGCATGGCTACTGAGCAAACCGGTGGTCAGCGCACCGATCATTGGCGCATCGCGCAGTGAGCATCTGCAAGACGCCGTTGCCGCCGTTGAACTGGAGCTAACCGCCGAAGAGATCAACGAGCTGGAAGCGGCCTATGTGCCACATCGCGTCGTGGGTTTTGAATAA
- the ribD gene encoding bifunctional diaminohydroxyphosphoribosylaminopyrimidine deaminase/5-amino-6-(5-phosphoribosylamino)uracil reductase RibD: protein MHNDEFYMARAFELARLGRFTTTPNPNVGCVIVRDGNIVGEGYHLRAGEPHAEVHALRMAGELARGATAYVTLEPCSHHGRTPPCADALVAAGVSRVVAAMQDPNPQVAGRGLYKLQQVGIAVHHGVMLAEAEAVNLGFLKRMRTGFPYVQLKLGASLDGRTAMASGESQWITSPQARQDVQRLRAESSAILSTSATVLADDPSLTVRWDELDSETRQIYPRENLRQPVRIILDSQNRVTPQHRLVQQPGATWLARLQTDDQIWPQGVEQLVFPAQSGGIDLVMMMMQLAKRQVNSIWVEAGAKLAGALLHAGLVDELILYIAPKLLGDGGRGLCHLPGLEQLADAPEFVFSEVRQIGPDLRLRLRAKY, encoded by the coding sequence ATGCATAACGATGAGTTTTACATGGCGCGTGCCTTTGAACTGGCACGGTTAGGGCGTTTTACCACTACGCCTAATCCCAACGTGGGTTGCGTTATCGTGCGTGATGGCAACATTGTGGGGGAAGGTTACCATTTACGCGCTGGCGAGCCCCATGCTGAAGTTCATGCCTTACGTATGGCTGGTGAGCTGGCTCGGGGCGCCACGGCTTATGTGACATTGGAACCCTGTAGCCATCATGGCCGTACACCACCCTGCGCCGATGCCTTGGTGGCTGCGGGTGTCAGCCGCGTTGTGGCGGCGATGCAAGACCCTAATCCACAGGTGGCGGGCCGCGGGCTGTATAAATTGCAGCAGGTTGGTATTGCTGTCCATCACGGTGTCATGCTGGCGGAAGCAGAAGCGGTCAATCTGGGGTTTTTGAAGCGCATGCGTACCGGGTTCCCTTACGTGCAACTGAAGCTGGGTGCTTCGCTGGATGGCCGCACGGCGATGGCTTCAGGCGAAAGCCAGTGGATCACCTCGCCACAGGCAAGGCAGGACGTACAGCGTTTACGGGCGGAAAGCTCGGCTATCCTTAGCACCAGCGCCACCGTGTTGGCCGATGATCCTTCATTAACGGTACGTTGGGATGAGTTGGACAGTGAAACTCGGCAAATTTATCCGCGTGAAAATTTGCGGCAACCGGTGCGGATTATTCTCGATAGTCAGAATCGGGTGACGCCGCAGCACCGGCTGGTGCAGCAACCTGGGGCCACCTGGCTGGCACGCTTGCAAACAGATGACCAGATATGGCCGCAGGGCGTTGAACAACTGGTGTTTCCTGCACAGAGTGGTGGTATCGATCTGGTGATGATGATGATGCAACTGGCTAAACGCCAGGTGAACTCGATCTGGGTTGAGGCCGGTGCCAAACTTGCTGGTGCCTTGCTGCACGCTGGCTTGGTGGATGAGCTTATCTTATACATTGCGCCAAAATTATTAGGTGATGGCGGGCGTGGCCTGTGCCATTTGCCGGGGCTGGAGCAACTGGCCGATGCGCCGGAGTTCGTGTTCAGTGAAGTCCGGCAGATTGGCCCCGATCTGCGCCTGCGCTTACGCGCCAAGTATTGA
- the secD gene encoding protein translocase subunit SecD has product MLNRYPLWKYLMLIVVIFVGLLYALPNIYGEDPAVQITGARGVAASEATLDQVRNVLEKDNIASKSIALENGAILARFKDPDVQLRAREALMAELGDKYVVALNLAPATPHWLSILGAEPMKLGLDLRGGVHFLMEVDMDTALGKLQEQTMDTLRSELREKGIPYATIRKLENNGVEVRFRDDAARDQAISFMTPRQRDLVLSANGANTLKATLTDARLSEAREYAVQQNITILRNRVNQLGVAEPLVQRQGADRIVVELPGIQDTARAKEILGATATLEFRLVNTNADATAAASGRVPGDSEVKYTRDGQPIVLYKRVILTGDHITDSTSSTDEYNQPQVNISLDSAGGTAMSNFTKDSIGKPMATLFVEYKDSGKKDASGRAVLVKQEEVINVANIQSRLGNSFRITGIDNPNEARQLSLLLRAGALIAPIQIVEERTIGPTLGQQNITQGLEACLWGLMASIVFMVVWYRKFGLIASTALLANLVLIVGVMSLLPGATLTMPGIAGIVLTLAVAVDANVLINERIKEELKNGRTIQQAIHEGYKGAFSSIVDANLTTLITAVILYAVGTGSIKGFAITTAIGVATSMFTAIVGTRAIVNLLYGGKRINKLSI; this is encoded by the coding sequence GTGCTAAACCGTTATCCTTTGTGGAAGTATCTGATGTTGATCGTGGTGATCTTCGTTGGTCTGCTTTATGCGCTTCCCAACATTTACGGTGAGGATCCGGCCGTACAAATCACTGGCGCGCGCGGTGTCGCCGCCAGTGAAGCTACGCTGGATCAAGTCCGTAATGTATTAGAAAAAGATAATATTGCGAGCAAGTCGATTGCGCTGGAAAATGGCGCCATCCTGGCTCGCTTTAAAGATCCTGATGTTCAGTTGCGTGCCCGTGAAGCCTTGATGGCGGAACTGGGCGATAAGTATGTTGTGGCGCTTAACCTCGCACCGGCTACGCCGCACTGGCTGAGCATACTGGGTGCAGAACCCATGAAACTGGGGCTGGACTTACGTGGTGGTGTGCACTTCCTGATGGAAGTGGATATGGACACCGCACTGGGCAAGTTGCAAGAACAAACCATGGATACCCTGCGCAGTGAACTGCGTGAAAAAGGCATTCCATATGCAACGATCCGCAAGCTGGAAAACAACGGCGTGGAAGTTCGCTTCCGTGACGATGCTGCGCGCGATCAGGCGATAAGCTTCATGACTCCGCGCCAGCGCGATCTGGTGCTTTCTGCTAATGGTGCCAATACGTTAAAAGCGACGCTGACCGATGCCCGTTTGAGTGAAGCGCGTGAGTACGCGGTGCAGCAGAACATTACCATCCTGCGTAACCGTGTTAATCAGCTCGGTGTTGCTGAACCGCTGGTACAGCGCCAGGGTGCTGACCGCATCGTGGTTGAGCTGCCGGGCATTCAGGATACGGCGCGTGCCAAAGAAATCCTGGGGGCAACCGCTACGCTGGAATTCCGCCTGGTGAACACCAATGCGGATGCGACGGCGGCAGCCAGTGGCCGTGTACCGGGTGATTCAGAAGTGAAATACACTCGCGATGGTCAGCCAATCGTGCTGTACAAGCGTGTGATCCTGACAGGGGATCACATCACGGATTCCACCTCCAGCACGGATGAATACAATCAGCCGCAGGTGAATATCTCGCTGGATAGCGCCGGTGGTACTGCGATGTCCAACTTCACCAAGGATAGCATCGGTAAACCGATGGCCACCCTGTTTGTGGAGTACAAAGACAGCGGCAAGAAAGACGCCAGTGGCCGTGCCGTTCTGGTGAAGCAGGAAGAAGTGATCAACGTGGCGAACATTCAGTCGCGTTTGGGTAACAGCTTCCGTATCACCGGTATCGATAACCCAAACGAAGCCCGTCAGCTGTCGCTGCTGCTGCGTGCCGGTGCGCTGATTGCGCCGATCCAGATCGTGGAAGAGCGGACTATCGGCCCAACTCTGGGGCAGCAGAACATTACCCAGGGTCTGGAAGCTTGTCTGTGGGGCCTGATGGCATCCATCGTGTTCATGGTGGTCTGGTACCGCAAGTTTGGCCTGATCGCATCGACTGCGCTGCTCGCTAACCTGGTGCTGATCGTCGGTGTGATGTCATTGTTGCCGGGTGCAACGCTGACGATGCCGGGGATTGCCGGGATCGTGCTGACGCTGGCGGTGGCGGTTGATGCCAACGTACTGATAAACGAACGTATCAAGGAGGAGCTGAAGAATGGGCGCACCATTCAGCAGGCGATCCATGAGGGCTATAAAGGCGCGTTCTCCAGTATCGTGGATGCCAACCTCACCACCCTGATTACCGCAGTCATTCTGTACGCAGTGGGTACAGGTTCGATTAAAGGCTTTGCAATAACCACCGCAATCGGTGTGGCGACATCCATGTTCACCGCGATTGTCGGAACCCGTGCCATTGTCAACCTGCTTTACGGCGGCAAGCGCATTAACAAGCTGTCTATCTGA
- the pgpA gene encoding phosphatidylglycerophosphatase A, translating to MKDEAKSRLRMSNPWHLLATGFGSGLSPFIPGTMGSLAAIPFWLLLIQLPWQLYSLLVMFSICIGVYLCHRTAKDMQVHDHGSIVWDEFVGMWITLMALPVNSWQWVAAGFVIFRILDMWKPWPIRWFDRHMHGGMGIMVDDIIAGVLSAGIIYLLGYYWLL from the coding sequence ATGAAGGATGAAGCAAAAAGCCGCTTGCGCATGAGCAACCCGTGGCACCTGCTGGCAACCGGTTTTGGCAGCGGGCTTTCACCGTTCATACCTGGCACTATGGGCTCGCTGGCGGCGATCCCATTCTGGTTGTTGCTGATTCAATTGCCGTGGCAGCTCTACTCACTGCTGGTGATGTTCAGTATCTGTATTGGCGTTTATTTATGTCACCGTACCGCGAAAGATATGCAGGTACACGATCACGGTAGCATCGTCTGGGATGAGTTCGTCGGAATGTGGATCACCCTGATGGCGCTTCCGGTCAACAGCTGGCAATGGGTTGCCGCTGGTTTTGTGATTTTCCGTATTCTGGATATGTGGAAGCCCTGGCCGATTCGCTGGTTCGACCGCCATATGCATGGCGGTATGGGGATTATGGTTGACGATATTATTGCCGGGGTACTCTCTGCCGGCATTATTTATCTGCTTGGCTATTACTGGCTGCTTTGA
- the nusB gene encoding transcription antitermination factor NusB: MKPAARRRARECAVQALYSWQLSKNDVADVEHQFLTEQDVKDVDVAYFRALLSGVAVNAGMLDGLMAPYLSRQLEELGQVEKAVLRIALFELKMRDDVPYKVAINEAIELAKTFGAEDSHKFVNGVLDKAAPNIRKKK, translated from the coding sequence GTGAAACCTGCTGCTCGTCGCCGCGCTCGTGAGTGCGCTGTTCAAGCGCTTTACTCTTGGCAATTGTCTAAAAATGACGTTGCTGATGTTGAACACCAGTTCCTGACGGAGCAGGATGTCAAAGATGTTGACGTCGCCTATTTTCGTGCGTTGCTGTCCGGTGTGGCAGTGAATGCGGGTATGTTGGATGGCCTGATGGCTCCATACCTGTCGCGCCAGCTTGAAGAATTGGGCCAGGTGGAAAAAGCCGTGTTGCGCATTGCGTTATTCGAACTGAAGATGCGTGACGATGTCCCTTACAAAGTGGCAATCAACGAAGCGATCGAACTGGCGAAAACCTTCGGCGCTGAAGACAGCCATAAATTTGTGAATGGGGTGCTGGATAAAGCGGCACCCAACATCCGCAAGAAAAAATAA
- the thiL gene encoding thiamine-phosphate kinase, which produces MACGEFDLIARYFNRFKNLRRDVQLGIGDDCALLTVAEKQLLAVSTDTLVAGVHFLPDIDPADLGYKALAVNLSDLAAMGADPAWLSLALTLPEVNEAWLEAFSDSLFEQLNYYGMQLIGGDTTRGPLSMTLTINGLIPAGRALTRAGARIGDWIYVTGMLGDSAAGLAILQERLSVEDGVAREYLLARHLRPQPRVLQGQALRDLASSAIDISDGLISDLRHVLQASACGARIELNELPMSQALTGSTNAEQALRWALSGGEDYELCFTVPEINRGALEVALSHLGADYTCIGQIGPLSEGMKFYRDGKEVVLPWKGFDHFNAEPS; this is translated from the coding sequence ATGGCCTGCGGCGAATTTGACCTCATTGCGCGCTATTTTAACCGGTTCAAGAATTTGCGCCGGGATGTACAGTTGGGCATTGGAGACGATTGTGCCCTCCTGACGGTGGCAGAAAAACAGCTTTTAGCTGTCAGTACCGATACGTTGGTTGCGGGTGTTCACTTCCTGCCGGATATCGATCCGGCCGATCTTGGCTACAAAGCGCTGGCCGTTAATTTGAGCGATCTGGCCGCCATGGGGGCCGATCCTGCCTGGTTGTCGCTGGCGCTGACGCTGCCTGAAGTCAACGAAGCGTGGCTGGAGGCTTTTAGCGACAGCCTGTTCGAACAGTTAAATTACTATGGTATGCAACTGATCGGCGGAGACACCACTCGTGGCCCGCTGAGCATGACCTTGACTATCAACGGCCTGATTCCGGCCGGGCGTGCGCTGACGCGTGCTGGCGCACGTATTGGCGACTGGATTTACGTGACCGGAATGCTGGGTGACAGCGCCGCCGGGCTGGCGATTTTACAGGAGCGTTTATCGGTAGAAGATGGCGTGGCGCGTGAATATCTGCTGGCACGCCATTTACGCCCGCAGCCACGCGTATTGCAGGGCCAGGCGCTACGCGATCTGGCCAGTTCGGCGATTGATATCTCCGATGGCCTGATTTCAGATTTACGACATGTGCTGCAAGCCAGTGCGTGCGGTGCTCGCATCGAACTGAACGAATTACCCATGTCTCAGGCGTTGACCGGGAGCACCAATGCTGAACAGGCGTTGCGTTGGGCACTGAGCGGCGGTGAAGATTACGAGCTATGTTTCACCGTGCCGGAAATCAATCGCGGGGCGTTGGAAGTAGCGTTAAGCCATCTGGGTGCGGATTATACCTGCATCGGCCAGATAGGCCCGCTTTCTGAAGGCATGAAGTTTTACCGTGATGGCAAAGAAGTGGTGCTGCCATGGAAAGGTTTCGATCACTTCAATGCAGAGCCAAGCTGA
- the dxs gene encoding 1-deoxy-D-xylulose-5-phosphate synthase, whose product MSLDIAKYPILALAETPDELRSLPKESLPKLCDELRQYLLDSVSRSSGHFASGLGTVELTVALHYVYNTPFDQLVWDVGHQAYPHKILTGRRDRIATIRQKNGLHPFPWRAESEYDVLSVGHSSTSISAGLGIAVAAAREGKGRRTVCVIGDGAITAGMAFEAMNHAGDITPDLLVVLNDNEMSISENVGALNNHLAQLLSGKLYSTLREGGKKVLSGLPPIKELLKRTEEHLKGMVVPGTLFEELGFNYIGPVDGHDVQGLTATLKNMRDLKGPQLLHIMTKKGRGYAPAEKDPISFHAVPKFDPASGTLPKSADGLPTYSKIFGEWLCETAAKDSQLMAITPAMREGSGMVQFSRDYPQQYFDVAIAEQHAVTFAAGLAIGGYKPVVAIYSTFLQRAYDQVIHDVAIQNLPVMFAIDRGGIVGADGQTHQGAFDLSFLRCIPNMVIMTPSDENECRQMLYTGYHYNGGPSAVRYPRGSGTGATLEPLAALALGKGIMCRAGQKVAILNFGTLLPEAKKAAEAMNATLVDMRFVKPLDEQLVLEMATSHEVLVTLEENAIMGGAGSGVNELLMAKRLKVSILNLGLPDYFIPQGSQEEIRSELGLDAAGIQRQIENWLA is encoded by the coding sequence ATTACGGCAATACCTACTGGACAGCGTTAGCCGCTCCAGTGGTCACTTTGCCTCCGGGCTGGGTACCGTTGAACTGACGGTGGCACTGCACTATGTCTACAATACCCCATTTGACCAATTGGTTTGGGACGTCGGGCATCAGGCTTATCCGCATAAAATCCTGACGGGCCGCCGCGATCGCATCGCCACTATCCGCCAGAAAAACGGGCTGCACCCTTTCCCATGGCGCGCAGAAAGCGAATATGACGTCCTGTCTGTCGGCCACTCCTCAACCTCAATCAGCGCTGGTCTCGGCATAGCGGTAGCAGCGGCGCGTGAAGGCAAAGGCCGCCGTACCGTCTGTGTGATCGGCGATGGCGCCATCACCGCCGGCATGGCGTTTGAAGCCATGAACCACGCCGGTGATATCACCCCTGATCTGCTGGTGGTGCTGAATGACAACGAAATGTCGATCTCCGAAAACGTCGGAGCCTTGAACAACCATCTGGCGCAGTTGCTGTCTGGCAAACTCTATTCCACGCTGCGCGAAGGCGGCAAGAAGGTGCTTTCCGGCCTGCCGCCGATCAAAGAGTTATTGAAACGGACGGAAGAACACCTGAAAGGCATGGTGGTTCCCGGTACGCTGTTTGAAGAACTGGGCTTTAACTATATCGGCCCGGTCGATGGCCACGATGTACAAGGGTTAACAGCCACGCTGAAAAATATGCGTGACCTGAAAGGCCCGCAGCTGCTGCATATCATGACTAAAAAAGGCCGTGGCTATGCTCCCGCAGAAAAAGACCCTATCAGCTTCCACGCGGTGCCGAAATTCGATCCCGCCAGCGGCACTTTGCCGAAAAGCGCCGATGGCCTGCCAACCTATTCGAAAATCTTTGGTGAATGGCTATGTGAAACCGCCGCCAAAGACAGCCAGTTGATGGCTATCACGCCCGCTATGCGTGAAGGTTCCGGTATGGTGCAGTTTTCACGCGATTATCCACAGCAGTATTTCGATGTGGCGATCGCCGAGCAGCACGCAGTAACCTTTGCGGCTGGCTTAGCGATTGGCGGTTACAAGCCCGTGGTAGCCATCTACTCTACCTTCTTGCAACGGGCCTACGATCAGGTGATCCACGATGTGGCGATCCAGAATCTGCCCGTCATGTTTGCCATCGATCGCGGCGGTATTGTCGGTGCCGATGGGCAAACTCACCAAGGGGCGTTTGATCTCTCCTTCCTGCGCTGCATCCCGAACATGGTGATCATGACGCCGAGCGACGAAAACGAATGTCGCCAGATGCTGTATACCGGTTACCACTATAACGGCGGCCCAAGTGCCGTGCGCTACCCACGCGGCAGCGGCACGGGTGCAACGCTGGAACCGCTGGCTGCATTAGCACTGGGCAAAGGCATTATGTGCCGTGCAGGTCAGAAAGTGGCAATCCTCAATTTCGGTACTTTGCTGCCAGAAGCCAAAAAAGCCGCGGAGGCGATGAATGCCACGCTGGTAGATATGCGTTTTGTAAAACCACTGGATGAACAGTTGGTGCTGGAAATGGCTACCAGCCACGAAGTGCTGGTTACATTGGAAGAAAATGCCATTATGGGCGGAGCAGGTAGCGGCGTTAACGAGTTGCTGATGGCAAAACGCCTGAAGGTATCGATACTGAATCTCGGCCTGCCTGATTATTTTATCCCACAGGGCAGCCAGGAAGAGATCCGCAGCGAGCTGGGGCTGGACGCCGCAGGCATTCAACGCCAAATAGAAAACTGGCTGGCATAA
- the secF gene encoding protein translocase subunit SecF — MAQDYTVEQLNYGRKVYDFMRWDYVAFSVSLLLLIASIAIMSVRGFNWGLDFTGGTVIEISLEKPADLDLMRDTLEQAGFKDPIIQNFGSSRDVMVRMPPAIGTAGQELGSKVIGVINDSVDKNATVKRIEFVGPSVGSELAQTGGMALLVALICILIYVGFRFEWRLALGAVIALAHDVVITMGVLSLFHIEIDLTIIASLMSVIGYSLNDSIVVSDRIRENFRKIRRGTPYEIMNVSLTQTLSRTIMTSATTLMVVLMLYIFGGAMLQGFSLTMLIGVTIGTVSSIYVASALALKLGMKREHMLQQKVEKEGADQPSILP; from the coding sequence GTGGCACAGGATTATACTGTTGAACAACTCAACTACGGCCGTAAAGTCTATGACTTTATGCGCTGGGATTACGTGGCCTTCAGCGTTTCATTGCTGCTGTTGATCGCGTCAATCGCCATTATGTCGGTTCGTGGTTTTAACTGGGGTCTGGATTTCACTGGTGGTACGGTGATTGAAATCAGCCTGGAAAAGCCTGCGGACCTGGATCTGATGCGCGATACGCTGGAACAAGCCGGATTCAAAGATCCGATTATTCAGAACTTTGGCAGCAGCCGTGACGTGATGGTGCGTATGCCCCCCGCGATTGGCACCGCAGGCCAGGAACTGGGTAGTAAAGTGATCGGCGTGATCAACGATTCCGTTGATAAAAATGCGACCGTCAAACGTATTGAATTCGTTGGCCCGAGCGTAGGGAGTGAATTGGCACAAACCGGCGGTATGGCGTTGCTGGTGGCACTGATTTGTATCCTGATTTATGTCGGGTTCCGTTTCGAATGGCGTTTGGCGTTGGGGGCGGTTATCGCTTTGGCGCATGACGTGGTCATTACGATGGGCGTGCTGTCGCTGTTCCATATCGAGATTGACCTGACCATCATTGCTTCTTTGATGTCGGTTATCGGCTACTCGCTGAATGATAGCATCGTGGTTTCCGACCGTATTCGTGAGAACTTCCGCAAGATCCGCCGTGGAACGCCTTATGAAATCATGAACGTGTCGCTGACCCAAACGCTAAGCCGTACCATCATGACCTCAGCCACCACGCTGATGGTAGTGTTGATGTTGTACATCTTTGGTGGCGCAATGCTACAGGGTTTCTCGTTGACCATGCTGATTGGTGTGACCATCGGTACGGTATCCTCTATCTACGTGGCGTCCGCGCTGGCGTTGAAACTGGGGATGAAACGTGAACACATGCTGCAACAAAAAGTGGAAAAAGAAGGCGCCGATCAGCCTTCGATCCTGCCGTAA
- the yajC gene encoding preprotein translocase subunit YajC, which translates to MSFFISDAVASAGAPAQGSPYSLIIMLVVFGLIFYFMILRPQQKRAKDHKKLMDSISKGDEVLTTGGLIGRVTKVADTGIIAIALNDTTEVMIKRDFVAAVLPKGTMKAL; encoded by the coding sequence ATGAGCTTTTTCATTTCTGACGCCGTCGCATCCGCAGGAGCTCCGGCTCAGGGAAGCCCGTACTCTCTGATCATTATGCTGGTGGTATTTGGTCTGATTTTCTATTTCATGATCCTGCGTCCACAGCAGAAACGTGCGAAAGATCACAAGAAACTGATGGATTCCATCAGCAAGGGTGATGAAGTATTAACCACCGGTGGCCTGATTGGCCGTGTCACTAAAGTGGCTGACACCGGTATCATTGCCATTGCGCTGAATGACACCACGGAAGTGATGATCAAGCGTGACTTCGTGGCGGCCGTTCTGCCGAAAGGTACGATGAAGGCCCTGTAA
- the nrdR gene encoding transcriptional regulator NrdR encodes MHCPFCAAVDTKVIDSRLVGDGSQVRRRRQCLVCNERFTTFEVAELVMPRVVKSDEVREPFNEDKLRRGMLKALEKRPVSSDDVENAINHIKSQLRATGEREVPTKMVGNLVMDALKRLDKVAYIRFASVYRSFEDIREFGEEIAKLQD; translated from the coding sequence ATGCATTGCCCTTTCTGCGCTGCCGTTGATACCAAAGTTATTGATTCTCGCTTGGTGGGGGATGGATCTCAGGTGCGTCGTCGCCGTCAATGTCTGGTCTGTAACGAACGTTTTACCACTTTTGAAGTGGCCGAATTGGTTATGCCACGGGTGGTTAAAAGCGATGAGGTTCGTGAGCCCTTCAATGAGGATAAACTGCGCCGTGGTATGCTGAAAGCGCTGGAAAAACGCCCGGTCAGCTCTGACGACGTGGAAAATGCCATCAACCATATAAAATCTCAGTTGCGTGCTACCGGTGAACGCGAAGTGCCAACCAAAATGGTGGGTAACTTGGTGATGGATGCGTTAAAAAGATTGGATAAAGTCGCTTATATCCGTTTCGCTTCGGTGTACCGCAGTTTTGAAGATATCCGTGAATTTGGCGAGGAGATCGCCAAATTGCAGGATTAA